One Palaemon carinicauda isolate YSFRI2023 chromosome 4, ASM3689809v2, whole genome shotgun sequence DNA segment encodes these proteins:
- the LOC137639583 gene encoding uncharacterized protein → MRTNVRPRVHDLRIWAQARTLILSLASIPLRVDHLLHTTVRFLLCALLKYMRAYESTHEPAHERLPLSTSAPPCSAPQLATSLRATARHPTRQRSPTRQRSLTRPRDPSPVRKRSPTRLIATGLRLTHALTRLCPVGRLLAPRVIVHQRAIARQRAITRQCAIARQRAIARQRAIARQRAYTRLCTTDRLCAIALLIASDRPGTRAHPHLCIHAHLRLCAHAPPCQRAHSPTRSLAHAPSRSRANSPAPSSPRARTPARQRSPARDPAPTGDPAVLPSRERQRDPQHDSRRVSQRAQPCELPGTRASRSSS, encoded by the coding sequence atgcgcaccaacgttcgcccacgcgtccacgatcttcggatctgggcgcaggcaaggacattgatccTTTCCCTCGCCAGCATTCCCCTGCGCGTCGACCACCTCCTGCACACCACCGTGCGCTTTCTCCTGTGCGCTCTTCTAAAGTACATGCGCGCCTACGAGTCGACTCatgagcccgcccacgagcgtttGCCCTTGAGCACATCAGCGCCCCCTTGCTCTGCGCCCCAGTTGGCAACTTCTCTCCGCGCTActgcgcgccatcctacgcgtcagcgatctcctacacgccagcgttctcttacgcgcccgcgcgatccttcgcctgtgcgcaaacgctcACCAACGCGtctgatcgccacaggtctccgactcacccacgcgctaactcgcctgtgcccAGTCGGTCGCCTACTCGCCCCACGCGTCAtcgttcaccaacgcgccatcgctcgccaacgcgccatcactcgccagtgcgccatcgctcgccaacgcgccatcgctcgccaacgcgccatcgctcgccaacgcgcttacaCTCGCCTATGCACTACCGAtcgcctatgcgccatcgctctcctgatcgccagcgatcgcCCGGGCactcgcgcgcaccctcacctgtgcatccacgcacaccttcgcctgtgcgcccacgcgcccccttgccagcgcgcccactcgcccacgcgctcactcgcccacgcgccctctcgCTCACGCGCCAACTcgcccgcgccctcatctccgcgCGCCCGCACACCTGCGCGGCAACGGTCGCCCGCACGCGACCCAGCGCCCACGGGCGACCCAGCGGTtttgccatcgcgcgagcgccagcgcgacccccaacacgattcccgccgggtttcgcagcgcgcccaaccttgcgagttgcCGGGGACACGTGCTTCTAGATCATCCTCGTGA